The Blautia luti nucleotide sequence TCTGACCGCCTTTAAAGAAGTCAAATACCGGTGCAGTATCATCTGCATCGTCTAACAGATCATCTCGCTTTTTATCTACTGTTTTAAAGAACTCTACCGGCTCTTTGATAGCCAAAAGTTCTTCCAGATTTTTCTTCGCCTGTTCCATCAGGGATTTACAAGGCAGCTTCGGATTTACACGGTATTCAATCATGATTTCACCGAAAGTATCCAGCTTATCCTGTGCTTTATTCTTAAAGTTTCTCATAATAGTATCGTCATCATCGCTGGATACGGAGAAACCAAAATAATCTTTCAACACTTCTTTTACGGAACGGATCTGTCCGTCTGTCGCCCGTTCTCTGATATCAATCAGCAGTTTCTCGACAAATTCACGTTTTGTCAGGTAACGTACCAGTTCCTCTTTCGTATTGGACCACATGGATAAACTTTGGCTGTTATAGGTAAGGGATACTCTTCCCATCTTAAAGAGCATAGCAACCAGCCACTGTACATCTTTCGGATCAAAACCATACGGAGCTGCCCCGAATTTATCCTGCAGAGATTTCAGAGAAGTCTTCATATGTCTTGCATTGTTAAGACCGATGACCTGAATCACTTCTTCCAGTGCTAATTTATTCGGTGTAGTATCACTGGTTCCAAGGAAAGAAAGCTGTCCATCGTTGCCATTGAATACTGCAGCGATATCAGAAAGCTCCGGAGCTGTTTCCATATAGGTCAGCTTGTTATACTGCATGGCTACTAACTTGCCAAGTGCTTCGTTGATACGACTTGCCGGTTCTTTGGCTGAGATATTTGCTTTATCTCCGTTCACATAGATATCTGCATGTTTCAATGCATCCTCAATAAAGATGCGGATACGGTCTTTCTTTTCAATACGTTCATCTTCTTTTGCACGACGGATGCTGTCAAAGCTTCCTCTTGCACCAGAAGCATTTTTATTCAGGAACTTATAAATTTTAATGGAGTCAGTAATCTCATCCAGGAAGGTACTATCGTTCGGTAATTTTACAATCACACTATGTTCCTGTGCAGAAAGCATACGCAGAGCAGAATCCGGATAATCTTCCCCATATGGTGTGATGATGGATACTCCGATATCATTGGACTGATTTCCCTTGAAATAACGATCATCTACCTTCTGGTTGAATGGGAATAAATACCGGCTACTGTAACGATATTTCTTATCTGTAAAGATTTCCTCGAAGATTACGGTAGATGCTTCTCCAATAATCTCACCCATTTCTACGGATTCGTTATTGATGGCATTATTGATTTCCTGTTCTTCATTGGTCAGGAAGATATAGATTTCTCCATTTTTCTGTACCAGTGTCTCTCGGATCAGTTTCTTTAAGGATTCTTCTATCTTCCCACGGATTTCAATACGGTCATCGTCAATATTAGAGATCATCAGCGTAGTAAGGTTATCTACGTTTGCTTTGATTTCTTTGACGTATTTAATCATAAACAGCACTTTCAGCAATTCTACATCGAACTCGTCCAGTCTGCTATTGTCTTCTGCATCGGTAATAACCTGACTATGCTGATGATCAATAAATTTATGCAGTGGATCATAGAAATAGCTAAACGGTACCAGTACACCTTCCTGGCTGTCTTTTAACCTGATTGCAGACTCCTGGAACAGTGCTAACATAGAACGGGACTGGTCAGATAAATGCTTTCCACTGGCTCCATGGGTACGCACTGCCGTCAGTACCTGTCCAAGCAAGTTGAACTGATATGGAATAAACGGATAACAGTCTGCAAAATCTGTTTTATCTGTATATAATTTTTTATCTGCTGTATCTGCTGTAAATGTGATCAGATTCTTGATAATGGATTCTTTCTGCTCATATAACAGCTTCAATGCAGATTCTGCAATCTCATTTTTCTCCAGGATACGTTTCCGTATAACTTCATCCACGTTGGATGCAGACAGGGATAATCTGGTATCAAAACGTCCCTGAATCTTTGAGAAGTCATTTCCTTTTGTCTTTGTGATAGAATCAATATCTTCCTGGCTGGTAACGATGACCCATGCTTTTCCTCTGCAGGCAGTTCCCAGATCTTCTACGATGGTCTGTAAGTTCAACATTAACTGAGTGTCGTCAGCAATGTACTGTCCGATCTCATCTACAAGAAAAATAACGTGATGGTTCGGTCCTTTTTTCTCACAGTACTCTTTGACCAGAGATACAAACTTCTCAATACTGAGGTCATAGCTTCCCTTTGCATTCTTACACCAGTTGCGGGCAGCCTCCTCACTCATGAAATCCATATCCACGATTGTTTTTACGATTTTATCCTGAATAACTGCAAAAGCCTGTCTCTTTTTCTCCCAAGGTGCCCCTGCAATCTCTTCAAATTTCTCCTTGAACTCTTCAAATCTGCCTTCGTTATCCAGCTGGCGTTCAAATTCTGCAAGATATGGAATAGATCCGCAGTATCCCTGCATTTCATTAAATACCTTCATGAAAACTTCCACGATAGCTTCTTTCCCTGAGCCAACCTTTGCAGATCCTTTGGAATCAATATTAAAGAGCATAACATCAGAAGAAATGGTTCCGGAATTGGTCATCTTGGCAATCAGCATCGGATCATCGATTTTCTTTCCGTCTGTAAAGTACTCGATAGCTCTCTTTCCTTCTACCACACTGTTTTTTAACAGATAAGAAAGAATCTTTAAGAAGTGAGATTTACCACTTCCAAAGAAACCGGAGATCCAGACACCCATTTTGTCCGTATTGTTATTGATCCCCTTTTCATAGTTATCGAAAAAATCACGGAAATGTTTTAACAGTTCTTTTGTTACTACATATTCGTCCAATTCCTGATATACGTTTTCTTCATCAGACTGACCTACTTTGATTACGCCCTTAATATCACGGTCAATCTGTTTCTCAAACATCTCTTTAATCTGCATTTTTCTTCTCCTTTGTTTTACACAAGCCGGAATGCCCGGTAATAATTTCTGGAATCCATCGTTCCAAATAATTTCAGATCCTGTCCGCTGTATTCTCCAGGATAAAACATCACAACCGGCACACTGTCCAGTACCTGATGTAAATTGTTCAAAATATTATGGCTCGCAATGATTGGATGGCATTTACCTACTCCTGTCAAAAAGATTACGCTGTCTGTCAAATCTTCCTGTAGAATCTTAGAGATAATCAGGTTCAGTTCGTTCGTTTCATCCAGTCCTAATGTCTCTACCAGACTGTCTGCCATATCAAAAAAGCCATTGTCTTTTTCCAGATCAAAGAAGGCTTCCAGATATCCTTCTTCCTCCAATACCTGAATCATCGTGTGAAACAGGTCAAATTCTATGATTTTAAAATCTTTATTGCCATTATTGATTCTGTCTTTTAAGTATGCGATATGATTGCGTACTTCCAGCTCTGCTCTCGGATCGTAATCAAACACATAATATCCGACTTCATTTCCTAGTCCTTTATTTTCACGGAAAGACTTTTCAGAAATCTTATCCTCAATCCGGTTCAGTCTTTCTTCCAAACTTAATCTTGCCATCCTTAGACTCCCTTCACTGCTTTCAAGTATTCGCCAAGCCCATTTGCAGTCAGTAATTCTTCTGTCCGGTAATCAATATGAATTGGCTTGATTGTTCTTGGTTTTGCACTGCTTTCCAGTAATCCTGCCTCAAACATCATTCTGGTAAAGCACTGTTTTAACTTCCGTACTGCAGTATCCGTCCAGCCAGCAACCACATCACTCTGCATTGCCTTATCTGCAAAAAAGACATTCAGATCCCGGTCTGTGATCTCCTTTTCACCTAATCGAATCTTCTCGTCATAGACTTCATGTAAAAACTCAAAAAATAATCTGCTGTCCATCAGAATTGTAATCAGATTCAAAATCTTTGCGGTTTCTACATCACATGTGATAAACACCTGTAATACTGCTTCCGGTAAGGCAGATACTCTTCGGTATGTTCCATTCAGCACCTCATAGGCACGATATTCTGCTTTCACCTGATAGATATTTTCCTCCCAGGCAATCTTGCGGATGTCTGCCTTGCTAAGTCCTTCCAGAATATAAGCTGCTGTTTTTCTGGACTCTTGCAACCAAAATAATTTTGATGTAAGTCCTGCACTGTATTCCATTACTGTCCACCATCCTTCGTCTCTTTTTCATAATGGACAATATCTCCGAAATCACAATCTAACTTCTCGCAGATCTTTTCCAGAACCTTCATGGAAACCAGCTCGTCATTGGTCATTTTTGCCACGGTGCTGCTGCTGATTCCCACCTGGTTCATCATATCCACTTTCTTCATTTTTTTATCAATCAATAACTTCCATAATCCATTGTATGATACTGCCATATGTATTCCCTCTTCGTTATACACAACTTATGGTTTTCCTGTATTTTGAAAGTATATTTTTTCATTTTCGGTCTTACACTTTCAATCCATATTATTGTACCATACTGTATGTTTTTCTTCAATGATAAGTGCAAATGGGAACTTCGACTTTGCGAATGATTCATTTGAAAAATCTAAGGGAGTCGCATGACCTTTTCTTCTATTCTTCCAAATATATTTTCAGAGCATTGTAACAATTCAGTGTCTCGTTATCTGCATCATTAAAATTCTGAGAATAGGTCTGCAGGCTTCCTGTTGGATCTGTTGCAAGATTTGTCAATGATATATACGCATCATACAGTTTTGAAAGCGATTCATAAACGTCCTTATATTCTTCTGGTGGATTCTTTAATTTCTTCATCAAGGAATTGACGGTATCTTTGTTGTCATTGATATCTGCTATCTGACTGCTAAAACTGCTGTCAGAGAACAGATTTTGTAAGGCATCATTAAAATCAGACACATAGTATCCCTTTGGTTTTGTGTATTTATCTGTTTTGCTGTCACTTTTCTCATAAATTGCATTGTACCAAACCTGTTTAATCAGATTGCCGCAGGTTTCCGCATCACTGGCGCCAGAAAGCATAGAATATGCTGCCATGTTCAGATTTGTTCCATATTCCTCGCTCTGTTTCTGTGCCTCTGCCGCTGCCTTTGCTGCAACATTCTTCTTATGTGTCTGTACTCCAATAGCTGTGATAATTGCTGCAACAATAACTGCTATCGTTGCAATCACAATTATTTTCTTTGATTTTTTTGTTATCTTCACACCGGTTACTTCTACCTGTTGTGGAGTTTTTTCTGTCTCAATAATGTTTTCTATCGGGCAACCACATTTCGGACATGTATCCATTCCTTCTTCCAGTTCTGCTCCGCAGTCTGGACAGCACTTCTTTTCTTCTGGAACCAACACTGTTCCACAATGCACACATTTCTTCGCCTTATCCGATATTTGCTCGCCGCAGTTCGGGCATGTTGTCATAGCTATAATCTTTTTCCTCCAAATTTTTTATTTTCAATTCCATTTCTATTAATTTTTCCCTTCTTTGTATGCCTGAATCTCATCTGCCCAATGATCATCCATAAAATCCATCATTGCATCACTTTCAACTGCTTTAGAAATTGCTCTTCCTACAGCTTTAAAGTTTAATTCAACACCCTTGGAATCATTTTCATATGTTACAGATCTGTTTCTGGCAATCCCTATCTTCTCAGCCTCTCTTCCCGCATCAATATTGGCCCCCAGGAACAGGAACTCCCATCCGCACTCTTTCTTAGCTTCTATTTTTCGCCTAATCTGCTCCTGTGTAAAATGCTCACTGGAATTTTCTAATCCATCTGTAGTAATAACAAATATGATTTTTCCTGCCCTGTGATCCTCCGGAAGATGTTTCTGCACATTTTCCATTTTTTCAATCGCTGTTCCAACTGCATCTAATAAAGCGGTACAGCCACGCACAAAATATTCTTTTTCCGTAAGTGGTTCAATGATCTCCACTGGAAATCTGTCATGGATGATATCTACTTCATCATCAAATAAAATAGTAGTCACATTCACTTTCTTTTCCTGTGCCTTTTGTTTTTCAATCATGCCATTAAAACCACCGATCGTATCACTTTCCAAGCCACCCATTGATCCACTTCTGTCCAAAATAAAAACCAACTCAATTAATTCTGTATTCATGTGATTTCCTCCTCTAATATTTGTTGTTAATCACATTTTATCTACAGAACCAACTGGGTTGGTCGCCTGTCAGGTGACATTGCACCAAAATATTTTATTAAAACACTGGTTGTCCATACGCATCCAGCACATCATTGATTTCAAACATATCATAAATCTTATTCTGCAAGAAATATGCCACGATAATATCTGTTTTTGAACTTCTGGATAATGCGAAACCGGCACTTGCCAATAAATCCTTTGCTTCATCCAGGGATAATTCCAGAGCAATCGTAAAAGCCAGTACCGTTTTTTTATTTGGAACATAATTGACATCTTTCCGAATTTTTGAAAAATGACGACGATCCACATATGCCTTTGTATATGCTTCTGAATCAGTCATACCACGCTCATCAATCATTCGGAGTAATCTCTGTGAAAATGTTTCCTCCAACTGATTCATCAAATTATCAATATTTCTGTTTACCGACATCGTAGAAGACATACCTTTTTGTATTTTTGTCTTCTGCATCGTTGAAACATCAAATTCTTCCGGTAATGCATCTTCTGACAAACTGCTTTCTTTTACCGGCTCTTCCTGCAAAGCCTTTTCTTCAGCTCTCTTTTTCCGAAATTTTGTAATTTTATCAAAAATGGATTTCATTTCTTTATCCATTTTGATATCATCTTTTATCGGCTCATAATACTTATCTATGTATTTCCCTACCTCATCAATCAGCTTCTGATCTGCCATAATCTGTACCGCCTTTTATAATTCTTAATCATCGTAATGATTGAATCCACCTAAAAATCCTGGATTGCTATGCCCCCGCTTATGCCCCTTGTCATCATAATGGTTCAAACCGCCAAATAATCCTGGTCTGCTATATCCTTTTTTACTCATAATGTCATCCTCCTGACTCTATTAGCCTCTTGTTTGATCTCAGAATAACACACTTTTCTCATTTGGATGTCGCATAACAGGCGACATTCTTATATCACATTTACAAACATTATACCATTTATAATTCTTCCGACAATACTCAAAAAAGCCGGAAGCCACGTTGTCATCCGTGACCTCCGACTCGTTGTGCTTATTCTACACTGTCCTTACACCCAAATCAGCTCCTCTCTCTGGCTTATCTTTTCCCTGTTTTTCCTGGATAATCCTCTTATTGATTTCCAATCGTTCATGAATTGACGGTTTTTTCTCTTTTCCTGGCATTGCCTTTTTCTGTGCTACTGCCTTTCTTTCAGCTTTCCCTGCGTCCTTAACTGCTGTATTTGTTTCAATGCCAGCTCTCGGCACAGCTTCTCGGCTCTCATTTTTCTCTGCTACCTGCTGTTCTCGTCTCTCCTTCACACCTTTTTCTTCCAGACTGCAAAAGCTCTGCAGATACGGCAACACATGATTCTGCATATCCGTCAGATCTTCCATATACTTCTGATACTCTTCATTGCCCTTTCCTTGCTGGTAACTGATCCAACTTTCATCAGTCAACTTCATTTCATTCTGCATCTTTAACTGACTGATGATGCCGCCATTTCCGGTACCAATATCTATCTTACCTTGAAAATGATGCAGCATCTTGTCGCCTTTCTCAACATAATATACTGTAAAAAACATCTGTGCTGTCGTTTTTGGTTCGTTGGTGTTTGGATTACGATCAGCATACCAGGCTTTGTCCTGTTCTACTGTTTTGGAATCCAGATCAGATAACTTTTGACATCTTGGATTCTCCAGCTCACTTTTCTCACAATAATTCACATACACCATCGGTTCCATATCTTTCAGAAGCTCCGGTTCATAGGCTTTCAGTCTTTCCAGCAATACACCTGCACGAACAGACTGATCGCATTCTTTGTCTACAATATCCTTCAAGTAAGAAACATAGTAATGAATATTACCGCTTTGTAAATCCAGCATTACTTCCTGTACCGTATTTTCTCCCATCTCCACATTATCCCGATACTCATACGGATCAAAAGCTTCTGCAATCTCATCCATTGCCTCTGCCAGCTGTTCTGTGGTCATCTTCTCTGGATACATTGCTTCCCGAACATCCCGTATCGGTACATACTTATAATCCTGCAATGCTTTATGAATTTTCTCAATCCCCTCTCGTACCAGTGCAAGTTCTCCATAAAACCGAACATCATCCATCAGATTTCCAAATGCAGTATTTCCTTTTACGATTGCAAATTCGGCTTCATCATAGTAACTGTCTTCCGGATCACGATAGATAATTCCCATTGAGCATCCGAGATAAGCTGCTTCTGGATTCTCCCTATATTTTTCATAGACTGCAGCTATCTGATTAACATCGGTACTTTTTTCATATGCTCCCATATTATGAAACTCATCACATTCTGTGGCAAAATATTCCAGATAAGGTTCTTTCTTTGGTGTCATATTGTTGAGGACGTTATCAATCATGTTATAATTCGCCTCTTTCAGTTCCTCCACCTTTGCCAAAGGCTTATATTCGCCCTGGCTTTTCTGAATCTCTGCCATTACAACCTCATCCATTTCTTCTACCTTTTCCATCAACTGATCATAATCCCCACGGATGCGTTCTCCAGTCCATCCTTCGTCTTCCAAAAGTTCCTCTGCCGCTTCTTCAATAGAAATTTCATCATTCTCATAGACTCCACCATCCATTAAATAAAAATTTTTATAGCAGGAATTAAAATCTTAATTTTAAATATAAAAACGCTTTAACTACTTTTTTAAGCAATTAAAGCGTTTTGAATTTACTAATTATTTAATGTAGATTAATGAGGGCATTTAGCGTATGTAATTGTTTTATAATATTTTGCATTAGCTAAATATCCACATTTATTACATCTTTGACAAGTATAAACTTTTACTTCGCAGCCACCGGAGCTTTTACTTGCATGACTATAAAAATAACCATCTACCATACTGTGTATGCAAAGAGCATATGGTTCAGTATCTTGTATTTTTATTTGGATTCCATCGGAAGATATAAAGATACCTACGCAATCGGAGAAATCCAGGGTATCAACTAAACTATCTTCTTCTAAATCTAAGTCATTAAAAGTATATCCAAAATAATCTTGTTTATCATCTGTTACAACATCACTAAAACTCTCATCCGACGACTGCATCGGCTCATAAGCAAACACCGTGCAGGCACTGGCAATAACTGTGACAATCGCAAGCGCTACCATCAGCACTTTCTGTAATAATCCTGCGTTTTTTCTCTCCATCATATAACTAATCCTCCTTTTGAGTATTTTCCCTTTCGAAGAAAGATTGTTTTTCCATACAGTCGGGAAAACTTTCTCTTCCGGGACACCTGTTACTACCATGATCGAATATCTTTCAATTTCATCATCAGAACAGCACTCAATGGCGGCTCCATCACTGACAGCTTCTGCAGTAAACCGATAGAGATAAAGCAGCACATATGCCATGGGATTCATCCAGTGTAAACATAACACTGCCAGACATAAATCCAGTGTAAACATAACACTGCCAGACATAACAGTTTCATCAGATTGTCATGATTTCTTAAATGTCTGTATTCATGCTGATATACCATTAAGAAATTAGGATTCTCCGTAAAACTCTCCGGGATGATGATCCTCTGACGAAAAAATCCTACCGTGCACGGACCACAAAAGCCATCCGGTACAACTGAATAGGTAAGATCTATATCTGAACGATCTACGACATGGTCAATGGAACTGAGAATAATACGAATACCTCTGCGGTATTTTATAAACTGACTGACGGCGAAAATAAAAATCACTGCCGCCCACAGGGAAATAATTACAGACGCCCAGCCGGGAAGCCATACAACTTCGCCCTGACGCTCATTGAGAAAAACTAAGGATTTTGATAAGAACATCTGAGATTCTTCTCCAAGAATAGCATGAGGAAGAATTCTTTCTGGCAACAGGCCTTTTACCAGCTGAACTGGTATCAAAAAGAAGAACAAACCTGCCAGCAATAATCTTCTGCCCCAGATATAATCATAATTTTCTTTCTGAACCAGAAATAATATCAGACATATGAACACAGGAATCGCTCCTGCAACAGACATACATAACAACAGTTTCAACTAATCACATCATTTCTTCTTAATGTATTCCAACAGAAGCTCTTTCTCCTCATCAGAAATATGCTCTTCATCGCTGAGTGCACTGATGAGCCTGCGAACTTCTGGATCAGCAGTATAGCTGTATTTCCCGGATAAATTCTGTGAGGTTACGGTCGGCTTTCTCTTGTAAGCCGGAGTCTCTGATCTTTTCTGAAGCCTTTCACGAAGGCTGCGATTTCTGAATGCCAGAAAAAGCATAATTGCCGGATAGATAATTGCTGCTCCGGCTGCGCAGATCATATATATCGTCAATGCTTTCGGATCATTTACCGGTGGCCTGCTCATAAAGTTATAAAAGAGACATACCATAGAGCCTGCGGTAAATACGATCCAGCAAATTGTTTTCATTTTTCTTTTCATTATCAACATAAACTCCAGATTCTTTATTTCGTCCAGATGGTTGTTGTGACATGAACCAAGTTTACCATATCCCTGTCATTTCCACAACCTAATTCTGCCATTTTTCCCCATGTTCTTAACGCCATTCTTCGAGTTTTATCGAGGTTTGAGTCCTGGAAAATGGACAAAAAAGATACGCAGAATCTGTAAGAAACTGCGTATCTTCCGGCTTTTATTCTACTTATGAAGAAAGGAAAAAAGTCCCTTTTTTTTCTCGTAAGGCTCTGATGTAACACCCTTTACTTCATATCCTGTAGCGTTGATAGCTGTTTTCAGTTTAGCTTCGTCTACCGGTGTATCTGTGATGATCACTGTCTCACCTTTGGTATGAGAAGATGTTACTTTATTTACCTGAAAAGCTTTTCTGACGGCATCATTTACATGAGATTCACACATTCCGCACATCATACCGTCTACTTTTACTGTTGTCCTGACCATGAATGAGTCCTCCTGTTTCCGGAATAGAAAGTCTGCTTACATGCTGGCTTCCAGATCTTCCACTGCTTTTATAAATTATACTGCTGCCTGCGCCAGAGCTTTTTGAACAGCCCCCAGAATTCCCTCTGAAGAAAATGTTGCGCCGGTTGCAGTGTCAATTCCATCTGCTGACTGATTTCCCATGATTTGCGGATAAATAGTTTCCCATGCATAGTCGAAGTATTCCGGTGAATCATTGTTTGTCTGCTCTATAGACACAATCTGGCCACCTGAAATAGTGACAGTTACATAAACTTTGCCATTATATCCAAAACTTCCGGCTGTGTAGGTACCATCCCTGTATGGTCCCAATGGTTCTTCCGGTTCCGGGGTAGGTGTAACTTCCGGATCTTCTCCAGGATTATCCGGTGTTTCTGATGGTTCCGGGGTTGGAGTAGCCTCAGGAGTTGGTGTTGGCTCCGGTGTAGGGGTGGTTGTTGGCTTAGGTGTTGGTGTCTTGGTCGGTTTCGGAGTAACGGTAGGCTTGGATGAGTTATCCTTTTTCGCCTGATTGATAATATCCCTCATAGCATCCAGGATTCCATTGGAGGAATAAGTAGCACCGCTGACTGTATCAATTCCGTCTGCTGTCTGATTCTGGATGATCTCGTCTTCTAAAACTTCCCATGCCTTGTCAAAGAATGCCGGTGTGTCTGTATGTTCTGCTTTCAGTGACTGGATCACACCCTTTTTAATCTTCGCAGTAAGGGTGACTGTACCATTATACCCCTTTCCTGTGCCTGTATAAGTTCCATTCTTATACATCTCTTCCTGATCCGGATCAGGGGTAGGAGCAGGTTTCTTGGTAGGTTTTGGTGATGGTGTAGGAGTAGGAGCGGCTGTAGGGGTTGCTGTGGCAGTCTGGCTTCCAGAAGGCATGGCCTGTGACAGTGCACTCTGTACTGCCTGTATGATTCCATTGGAAGAATAAGTAGCACCACTGACAGCATCAACATTTGGAGACTGGCTGGACAGAATCTGGCTGATCACGCCCTGTGCATTGGAAAAATATGCCGGTGTTTCGCCGGAAGCATCCAGGATATCAATGGCTGTGATCCTGCGTCCGCTTACAGTTACCTGAACAGTAATAGTCCCGCCGAATCCGGTTCCTGAACCTGTGTAAACACCATCTACATATCCATCAGAAGGAACTTCTGTGGTAGGAGTTACTGTAGAACCTGCTCCACCGCCTGCACCGCCGGATGCAGCAGCGCCGGTAGTGGTATTTTTCTTAGTTCCTGTTTTGATCTTACTGGCCTTTTTTGCTGTTGTCTTTTTTTTGGAAGTTTTATTTGTTTTGGCAGAAGAACTACTGGTTGTATTACTGCTGTCTGCTTCATAATTTAACATTTTTTTAATTTCAGAAGTAGACATAATGTTATTATTTTCTACCTGTGTAGCCTCTGCCGGTGTCTTGTCTGTCTGGTAACAGGTTACACAGACTGCTGCAAATACAGCTGCAGCGGGCAGAAGTTTCAGCCATTGTGTATTCTTGTTCATATTTTCCTCCTGTTTTCTTGATCCGTTAAAGGTCACCTGTAGTAACACGAAAAGAAACCTGTGCCTGTTTTGGGGCAGGACACAGGGTTTCTTATTTGATACAGCTGTCAGATAATCGAAATTATTTAACAGTTACTGTAAATTTCCTGGAAACGCCATTGCATGTTACTGTAATGGTTGCTTTACCTTTTCTGATTCCCTTTACAACACCTTTGGAGTTTACAGTTGCAACTTTTGTGTTGCTGGATTTGTATTTGATAGTCTTTGAAGGTGTAGCTTTGGCCTTGATAGTGGTTGTTTTCTTCACGCTGATAGATGCGGAAGATTTTGTCAGGGTCAGAGTTGGATTTTTGACAGTTACTGTGCAGGTTGTTTTTGCAGAACCGCATGTTACTGTGATTGTTGTTTTTCCGGCAGCTTTTGGTGTGATCTTACCTGTTGTTTTATTTACAGTAAGAACCTTCGTATTGCTGGATTTGAATGTAGGTGCTTTGGAAGAACCTTTTACAGTCGCTTTCAGAGTTGTGGAAACACCCTTGTATGCGGTAAGTTTGGAAGAAGAAACTGTTACAACCGGTTTCACAGTTACTTTGCAGGTTTCAGTTAAAGAACCACATGTTACTGTGATTGTAGTTGTTCCTTCAGCTTTTGCTGTAATCTTACCTGTTGTTTTGTTTACAGTAGCAACTTTTGTATTGCTGGACTTGAAACTTGGTGTTTCGGTTGTATTCTCTGTTTTTACACTCAGAGTTGAAGTTTTACCTGCATCAAGAGTAATGCTCTTTTTGCCCAGAGTCATAGATGGCTGTTTCAGTACAAGTCCTTTCATAGCAGCATTAAGGTGTTCATATGCTTCATTTACAGTTGCCTGAGAATTAGGGCTGGCAAGCTCATCTTTTGCTTCCTGTAATTCTCCTGCAAAAACAACCCAGCTTTCTGCAGTATAATCTTCTTCTTTTAATGTCTCTGCCTGTTTTACAAGTTCTGTTAAGTTATATGTAGTAATTTCATTTTCACCAGGCTGAACGAGATTTTCTTCTGTAGCATTTACAGTGAATGTAAAGTCCTGGTATCCCATCGCATATACTGTGATCTCCCATTTACCTG carries:
- a CDS encoding FMN-binding protein, which codes for MNKNTQWLKLLPAAAVFAAVCVTCYQTDKTPAEATQVENNNIMSTSEIKKMLNYEADSSNTTSSSSAKTNKTSKKKTTAKKASKIKTGTKKNTTTGAAASGGAGGGAGSTVTPTTEVPSDGYVDGVYTGSGTGFGGTITVQVTVSGRRITAIDILDASGETPAYFSNAQGVISQILSSQSPNVDAVSGATYSSNGIIQAVQSALSQAMPSGSQTATATPTAAPTPTPSPKPTKKPAPTPDPDQEEMYKNGTYTGTGKGYNGTVTLTAKIKKGVIQSLKAEHTDTPAFFDKAWEVLEDEIIQNQTADGIDTVSGATYSSNGILDAMRDIINQAKKDNSSKPTVTPKPTKTPTPKPTTTPTPEPTPTPEATPTPEPSETPDNPGEDPEVTPTPEPEEPLGPYRDGTYTAGSFGYNGKVYVTVTISGGQIVSIEQTNNDSPEYFDYAWETIYPQIMGNQSADGIDTATGATFSSEGILGAVQKALAQAAV
- a CDS encoding M56 family metallopeptidase, whose amino-acid sequence is MSVAGAIPVFICLILFLVQKENYDYIWGRRLLLAGLFFFLIPVQLVKGLLPERILPHAILGEESQMFLSKSLVFLNERQGEVVWLPGWASVIISLWAAVIFIFAVSQFIKYRRGIRIILSSIDHVVDRSDIDLTYSVVPDGFCGPCTVGFFRQRIIIPESFTENPNFLMVYQHEYRHLRNHDNLMKLLCLAVLCLHWIYVWQCYVYTG
- a CDS encoding heavy-metal-associated domain-containing protein; this encodes MVRTTVKVDGMMCGMCESHVNDAVRKAFQVNKVTSSHTKGETVIITDTPVDEAKLKTAINATGYEVKGVTSEPYEKKKGLFSFLHK